DNA sequence from the Caminibacter pacificus genome:
CCGGATTTGACAAATACTACCAAATCGCGAAATGTTTCAGAGACGAAGACCTAAGAGCCGACAGACAGCCTGAATTTACTCAGGTTGACGTTGAGATGAGCTTCGTAGAACAAGACGACGTTATTAAAACTATAGAAGGTATGGTAAAAGAGGCGTTTGCGGTTGCCGGAATAGACGTAAAAACACCTATCAAAAGAATCTCATATCACGACGCGATGGAAAAATACGGAAGCGATAAGCCTGATTTGAGATACGACTTGGCAATGGTGGACGTAATTGATGAATTTGTAGATTCAAACAACGAAATTTTTGCGGAAATTGCAAAAGACAAAAAAAACAACCGCTTTAAAGCTCTAAAAGTTCCGGGCGGAGACAAATTCTACAGCAGAAAAATGCTAAAAGAGCTTGAAAATTTCGTCAGAAAATTCGGAGCGAAAGGTCTTGCATATATTCAGGTAAAAGAGGAAGGATTAAAAGGTCCTATTCTTAAATTTATGAGCGAAGAGTCGCTAAACAGAATGATTAACAAACTAAAACCTGAAGTGGGAGACATTATATTCTTCGGTGCGGGAGATAAAAAAACGGTTCTTGATTATATGGGAAGATTAAGAGCGAAAATCGCAAAAGATATGAACCTTTACGACCCGAAAGCTTACGAATTCGTATGGGTTGTGGATTTCCCGATGTTCGAAAAAGACGAAAACGGCAACCCTACTCCGCTTCACCATCCGTTTACAATGCCGAATATGGAAACTTGGGATGAAGAAAACTTCGAAGATATCAAATCAATCGCATACGATTTAGTGCTTAACGGATATGAAATCGGTGGTGGAAGTATCAGGATTCATAAAGAAGAGATTCAAGAAAAAGTATTCAAGCTTCTCGGAATCGACGAAATGGACGCAAGAGAGAAATTCGGATTCTTGCTTGACGCGCTTAAATTCGGTGCGCCGCCTCACGGAGGATTCGCACTCGGGCTTGATAGGGTTATTATGCTTATGAGACACACAGACAACATCAGAGACGTAATAGCATTCCCTAAAACTCAAAAAGCTCAATGTTTGCTAACGGGTGCGCCTGGTGAAGTTGAAAAAGAACAATTAAAAGAACTTCACATCAGAGTAAAAAAACCAAAAACGGAAAATGAATAAAGTAGTAGCGCAGGCAAGACTGAGCGAACTTAAAAACGGAGATGTTTTTAAAATTATCGGTTTTGATGAGAGTTGCGGTAATTTCAAACACAGAATGCAAGAGATGGGTATAGCAAAAGGCCAAATGGGACAGATAATCAACAAGTCCTTTTTCGGTCCTATCGAAATAGACATCGAAGGCAGAAAATTAGCCGTCGGTAGAGGAATGGCAAAAAAGATTTACGTTAAAAAATTCGAATGTCCGATTTTGTGAAGAAGTGAGTTTGTGAAATAGTAAAATAGTAAAATTGTGAAGTTGTGAAATTGTGAATTAGTGAAATTGAGAGAAGTGGAAAAATCAACTAAAACAAAGGAGAGAATATGAAGAAAAAATTATTCTTAATCATCGGAGCGCCGGGAAGCGGAAAAACAACTGACGCGGAGCTTATCGCACAAAGAAACCCTGATTTGGTAGTGCACTACTCTACAGGTGATTTACTAAGAGCCGAAGTTGCAAGCGGAAGCGAGCTTGGAAAAGAGATTGCAAGCTACATCGACAACGGAAAATTGGTACCTTTAAATATCGTTATCAATACAATCAAAAGCGCTATCGAAAAAGCGGATAAGCCTATCGTATTAATCGACGGATTCCCAAGAAGCGTAGAGCAAATGGAAGCTCTTGATAAAATGCTAAAAGAAAATAACGACATCGACCTTGTTGCAGTTATCGAAGTGGTGGTAAGCGAAGACGTGGCAAGAGAGAGAGTTCTTGGAAGAGCAAGAGGCGCTGATGATAACGTAGAAGTTTTCAATAACAGAATGAAAGTATTTTTAGAGCCGCTTACGGATATCGAAAAATTCTATGAATCTCAAGGAAAACTTATCAAAATCAACGGTGAGAGAACTATCGAAGAAATCGTAGACGAAATGGAAAAAATCGTAAAAGAAAAAGCAGGAGTGTAATGAAAATATTTCAAGTCATAATCGGCACGGAAATACTCCAAAACAGAAGAAAAGACAAACATTTCGATTTTCTAAAAGACCTACTATTACAAAGAGGCTACGAACTTTTCGCCTCTTTCATCATAAAAGACGACCCGAAACTCTTAGAGGATACTTTCAAACTCATAAAAAACACCGAAAATTCGTATCTTTTTTGCTATGGCGGCATAGGTGCTACACCTGATGATTTTACAAGAGAAGTAGCGGCAAAAGTATTTAGCGATTCGCAAATGGAATATAACGAAGAATTCAAAAATCTTATCGACAAAAAATTCCCCGACGAAGACAATACGAAAAAATACCTTTTAGCTTATTGGCCGAAAAACTCCAAACCGATTTGGAATAACCCTATTAACGGCTATCCGGGATTTATGGTGGATGAGAGATACTTTTTTATGCCGGGATTTCCGCAAATGTCTCATCCTATGACCGAATGGATAGTGGATAAATATTTTCCTAAAAAACAACAAAAACAAAGATTTACTCTCATCGCTTATGCAAAAGAGTCCGAAATGCTCGATATAATGAAAAAAATCCCTCAAAACGTCGAATTTTCCACACTGCCAAAATTAGACTACACCTCCGAAATCTCATTTGCCGGTGAAAACGCAAAAGAAGTTTTCGAGTGGTTTAAAAAAGAGCTTGATAAAAAATCGATAAGTTACGAAGTGTTACAATAATCTTACAAAAATTTTACATTTTATATTAACCGCCCTCTTCTTTTGCCGATTGTAAAAGAAAAAGAGGTAAAATGAAAAGGGTTTTGGTATTAATCTTCGCAGTTAACGCACTTTTTGCATATATGGTGAAAACTCCAAGCGACGTATATTCTTACGCTATGCTTTTAAAACAAAAAGTAAAATATCTAAGAGAAAAAGCGGGCATAAACAAGCCGTTTCCAAACGTTCCGCCCCAAACGAACAAATACCCGAGACACGTTATTCAAAAAGCACTCGAAATATTAAGCAAAATCAACCTTTACAGAGTGCGTCACGGATACGGAAGTATTTTTATTCCTCCATATCCGGCGCGTGAAATTACCCCGAGCGACGTTTATGAAATGGTAAAAAGAGACGACGCCGAAATCACCGTCTTTATTAAAGATATCAAATTTCTAAAAAGCCTCAAACTAAAAAAATACAAAGGCAAAACACCAAACGACGTTTATAGACTTTTGTGGTCTATTTCTCTTGCAATGGACGATTTGTTGGGTATTCGCGGCTACACCCCTACACAAGTTTACGGGCTTGCGAGCAAACTTCTTAAAATCGTCGAATTTTTAAGACAAACCCAAAATATCTACGTATTGCCGCCTATGCCGCCAAAACTCCCAAACAGACACCCGAACCACGCTCTTTATAAGTCGTACGAGTTTTTGGATAAAGTCAGAAAAGCTGAAATAAACCTATGGATAAACAACCCGACAGACGTACCCAAAACCCCTCATAAAGTTATCACCCCTACCGAAGTTTACGACTCGATACAATACAACATCGCTGAACTACAAAGAATAAAATACAGACTCGGTGTTGAGAGATATTTTAAAAGCGAAATTCCAAAAGAGACTAAAACTCCAAGTGACGTTGTGCAAATATTAAGCTACGCAAGCGAAATTATGCCGCTTTTTGATTTCAAAAAGACATTAATCCAATACCCTCCTTCATCTCTTGCAAAAACACCAAATAACGTATACGCGGTAACTCAAGTCATCCTAAAAAAACTGAATATCCTAAAAAACCTAAAAGGAATCCAAGCCGTACCGAAAAACCCTCCGTACATCCCGGGACTAAAACCGATTTACGCCTACCAAAAAGCAATAGAAGCGACCGAAAAAGCTATAAGATTAAAAACTCAAATGGGATTTTACCCATCGCAAGTCCCGGAAGCGCCTCTTAGAAAAATCACACCGAACGAAGTATATGAAATGGTAATAAGACTTGACGGAATTATTACGATACTTTTGAATTCAATGGGATACAAAACCGAAGAATACATCTATATGACAGACAAAAAAATACCTCGAGGCAAAACACCAAGTGATGTTTATTTTAACTTATGGAAAATATCAAACACAATCGACGTATTACTAGCAAGCGAATACACCCCGAACGAAACATTCCTATTATCTAAAAAAATGAAAAATAAAATTTTAGTGCTATTAAAACATATGCACATCAAAAAAAGCGCAATACAACACACTCTTCAAAGAAGCGAAACATATATCAACAAAACCCCAAAAGACGTCTTTTTGCTAACGGAAAAGCTCTTTTCTTTAATCAAAAAAACTCAAAAAAGATTTAACATAGAAATAAGCAACATCGTAATTCCGCAAGAAAAAATCATAACCCCGAATACCGTTTATAACGCACTTCGTATCACAAACGCGTCTATTAACGAGCTTTTGATCAAAAAGAATGTAAATGAAGAAGAGATTCCTAAAATCTACGAAATACCGAAAAACAAAACGCCTGACGACGTATATAAAAACGTAGAGGATATGATAGAGCTTTTAAAACTTCTATTTAACGAGGCGGATTATGAAAATTAGTTTGTCGATTAAAATTGCGGTACTTGTAATGATTACGTCTTTTATAGGGATTATAACACTCTCTTACGTTTCGTATTCTCAAGCCGAAAAAATCTTCATCCAAAACTCAAAAGACAGACTAAACCAAAAAATCAACCAATACACCGAGTTTATAAAAAACCAAATCACATCTTTCAAATACGACATCAACACCCTTAGCTATAATCCTTTAATCAAAGGACTTGTAAGAGCTTACAACGACCCGTATAAATACGACCCGCAAGACAACAAAACCTACTCCCAATTCATCCAAGACGTAATTTCGACTTTTAATATTATGCTAACTCAAAACAAATCTTACTATCAAATAAGAATCTTGGATATTAAAGGAAACGAACTTATCAAACTCATAAAAGACAAAAACAAAATCATTTCACTCAAAGAAAATTCACTCCAAAACAAATCGAATATGAAATATTTCAAAGAAACGATCAAATACCCTATCAATAAAATATACATCTCCGAAATAAACCTCAACAGAGAATACGGACAAATCGAATTTCCTATAAAACCTACAATCAGAATCGCAAAAATCATCGAAAACAACACAAAAACAGGTGCAATCGTTATTATAAACATCAACATAACGAAAGCATTCGATTTTGAAAAATTAAGAAAATCCCCTATAAAAACCTATATCGCAAACAACGAAGGGTATTATATTTTCAACTCCACAAACCCGAATAAAGAGTTCGGATTCGAGTTTGGCAAAGATTTTAAAATAACTAACGACTTTCCTTTTATCAAAGAGCTTTACAACTCGACAAAAGACGTTATTTCATTTATCGACACAAAACAAAACAAAATTTACGAAGCGAAAAAAGTATATCTCTCACCCGATAGGTTTTTAGTGATTCTTCAAGTGGCAAACGCTTCACTTTTCAAACAAAAAGCAAACGACTATTTCAACACGATTGCAATTTATATTTTCGGAAGTTTGATTTTTATTACGTTAATTACGATTATTTCGGTAAAAATCCTAACCAATCCTATCAAAAAACTAACCGAAACGGCTGATAAAATAGCAAAAACAAAAGGTAAAAAACATATAAAAATAGACATAAAATCAAATGATGAAATCGGAGAGCTCGCCAATGCTTTTCAGATTATGCTAAACGCTCTGACCAAATCCCAAAAAGAGATAGAACATTTCGCTCAAAACCTTGAAAAAGAAGTTGAGAAAAAGACAAAAGAACTTCAAAAAATAAACAAAAACCTCCAAAAAATGGTAGAAGAGAAAGTAAACGAACTAAGAGAAAAAGACAAAGCCCTTATTCAACAATCAAAAATGGCGGCAATGGGTGAGATGATAGGAGCAATAGCTCATCAATGGCGCCAACCGCTAAACGCTTTGGCTTTAAATATTCAAATGCTTGAGGATTTAGCGGAAGACGAACACCTTGATAAGGAAACCCTAAAAGAATTTATCAAAAAAAATATGGAAACTATCAAGTTTATGAGTAATACGATTGATGATTTTAGAAACTTTTTTAGAAAAGATAAGGAAAAAACGATTTTCGATATCAAAGATATAATCCAAAACACTCTTCATTTACAAAGAGCTCAGCTGAAAAACCACGATATCGAAGTAATCGAAAACTTAGAATCGGCAAAAATCGAAGGATATAAAAACGAGCTTATGCAAGCGATATTAAATATCATCTCAAATGCAAAAGACGCAATTGACGAGCGTAGAAAAAAAGAAAAAATAAAAGGAATTATCAAAATTTCGACAAAAAAAGACGGCGATAACGTTATAATTGAAATCGAAGACAACGGAGGAGGAATAGACCCTCACTATCTTGATAAAATATTCGAACCGTATTTCACAACCAAAGAAGAAGGAAAAGGTACGGGTATGGGGCTATATATGGTAAAAGAAATCATCGAAAGAAACGGAGGTAAGATTGAAGTTGCCAACACAAAAGAAGGTGCTAAATTCAAAATCATATTAAAGGCGAAACGTGATTAATCGGTATTTAAAAAACCTCATTTGTTTATACGTAGAAGACGACGAAATGATACGGGATATATTCGCATTGATGCTAAAACGATACTTTAAAGAAGTGATAATAGCGACAAACGGAAAAGAAGGTTTGGAACTATTCAAAACCCGCAAACCCGATATAATCATAAGCGATATAAGAATGCCAATTATGGACGGCATAGAAATGGCACGCGATATAAAAAAAATAGACCCGAGCGCTTATATAATTTTCGTAACCGCATTTAGCGATAGCGAATACCTCCAATCAGCCCTTGAACTCGGAGCGGAAGGCTACATAACAAAACCGGTGGAAAAAGAAAAACTCCTGCAAAAACTAAACTTTTTAGCAGAAGTAATCAAAAACAAAAGAGAAAACGAAGAGCTCACAAACGCTTTGAAAGTTATTTTTGAAAACCAAACCGAAGCTACGGCACTTTATATAGATAAAAAACTAAAACTTGCAAACAAAAAATTCAAATTCTTGCTCGGACAATTATCTCTTGAAGAATTAATTGAAAAACTGAATATAAAACTTAATGAAAAAAAACAGATAGTAAAATACGACGATAAAATTTTAAAAATTAAAATCATTAAATTCAACCACAACTCCATTTTGATTTTCATAAACGATATTACGAAATACGAAGAAAAAATCCAAAAAGACCCTCTAACAGGAGTATATAACAGAAATATTTTGGAAAAAATTCTAAAAGAGAATATTAATAAAAATATTTGCGTAATTTTTGCAGACATCGATCATTTCAAAAAAATAAACGACACATACGGACATCAATTCGGTGATACGGTACTCCAAACTTTCGCACAAATTTTAAAAAATTCACTTAGAAAAAATGATATAATTGTACGCTACGGAGGCGAGGAGTTTTTGATTTATATTCAAAACGTCGAATCGATCAAATATGCCCAAAAAATCGCCGAACAACTAAGAAAAGTCGTAGAAAATTTCGACTTTAACGGCAAAAAAATAACGGCTTCTTTTGGTGTGTGTTGTAAATACATCTCATCAAAAGAGAGTTTTGAAGAATTAATCAAAAACGCCGACAAAGCCCTTTATAAAGCAAAAAATAACGGAAGAAATCGAGTTGAGGTGTGCGAATGATATTGTATTACGGATTAATTGCCGTGAGTGTTGTTATTATAGCTATCGCTATAAAAAACTTCTATTCGGCTACAAAAATCGAAAAAAATATGGATAATTATCTTTTTGTCGTAACTTCGTCAAAAGCATATTATATTGGAGCTACGCTTTTTGCGCTTGCATTGCTTGTAATTACCGCTTTTCAGGCGATGCCTTACGTTTTTGATATTAGAGTGTTTTCTATTGTACTGTTTTTCGGTAGTATATTTTTATTATCTTTTTCTCACTATGTCTATCACACGCTTGCAAGCAAAAAGCTTAACGATTACGAAGAGTTTTTTAAACAATTCGGCGTGGATTTAAACAACAAATGCGAGAAATTGATGTTAAAATATATCTATTCCAAAGAAAAAGACCTTAAAAAGGTAAAAGAGGTATTTGAAATGAATAAGGAAAAGTGCAAGGAGTTTAAAAAATAACTACTTCTTCTCGCACTTTAGTTTTTCTATATTCTTGATTTGCTCCACTCTTTCAATCAAACTATCAAGCTCTTTTAACTGCTCTTCGCATTTTTGTTTGAGTTCGTCTCTTTTTTCTTTTAGGATTTGAAGTTGTTTTTCGATTTGCTCCATAGGAATTTCACAATTTTTTGCCGCTTCTTCCTCTTTTTCTAAAGCCCACTCCGTCATTTTTTTAATAAATTCTTTTAGCATTTTTGCCCCTTTTTGCTTATTATATCTTATAATTAACAAAATAAAAAGGAGAAAAAATGAAAATTGCACTCCCTACCAACGACAAAAAAACATTAGCGCCCCGTATCGGAATGGCAAAAGGATTTTTAGTCATAGATACCGACACTAACGAAACCACTTATATTCAAAACGAAGCATTGAAAGAATATATAAAAGAGCACAAAAAACTCCACGGAGACTGCGGAGAACACGGTCTTGGAGTCGGACAAGTATTACCTAAAAAACTAAAAGAATTAGGAGTCGAAATATTCGTAGCTAAATTTTTCGGAGAAGGAATGCTCGGTAATTTAGACCTATATCAAATCAAAACGTATGTCTCAAAAAAACATAAAATAAAAGACGTTATCGAGGAGGTACTAAATGGTGATTAACGACTACCAAACAGCCGCCAAAATCATAAAAGATTCAAAATTTCCCGTAGCTTTCACGGGAGCCGGTATTTCGGTTGAGAGCGGAATCCCGCCTTTTAGGGGTCCTACGGGACTTTGGAGCAAATACGACCCGAAAATTTTAGATATCGATTTTTTTATGAGTAATCCGGCCGAGAGTTGGAAATATATAAAAGAGATTTTTTATGACTATATGGGAAACACCCAACCAAACGACGCACATAAATTCCTCGCTTGGCTTGAAGAAATAGGAAAACTAAAAGGCGTAATCACTCAAAATATCGATAATCTTCATCAAAAAGCGGGAAGCAAAAAAGTAATAGAATTTCACGGAACGGCAAACAAAATGGAGTGTATTGATTGCAAAAGAAAATTTTACTCAGATTCTATTTCTCTTGAAACCCTACCTCCTCTATGCCCCGAATGCCAAGGAATATTAAAGCCTGATTTCGTATTTTTCGGCGAACCCATTCCACCAAAAGCTTTTGAAGAATCAATAAGACTTTGCGAAAATGCCGACTGCCTCATTGTAGTCGGTACCACGGGAGAAATAATGCCCGCAAGCCAACTACCGATACTCGCAAAACAAAACGGAGCGAAAATCATCGAAATAAATATCGAGCCGTCCAACTATACAAATAGTATCACGGACATTTTCCTAAACGACAAAGCCACAGTTGCAAGTAATAAATTAAAAGAAGAACTAAAAGGGATTATATAATCCCAAGCTCTTCTGATATGTCTTTTATGAGTTTCGAGAGTGGGCGTTTGTTTATTTCACTATCACTTACATACCCACCACTGACTAATCTCATTAAATCCTCTAAGTTTTTAAAAAAAGTACCCTCATATTTTTTAAAAAGCTCATTAAGATAATCTTCGTTATACATATATTTTTTTTGAATAAGTTCTAGGACTATGTCTTTATGCTTTTTATATATTGACTCTAAATTGAAAACATCGATATGATTTTCTGCCCTTTTATTATTATTTACAAGATTAATTTCTATATCAAAGCCTTCTTTAGAATAATAAAAATTTGAATTTATTAATTTTAAACTAAACTTTAACTCTTTATCAATATCATCAAAAAAAGGGTGCAAATGCCTTCTATCATCATTTCGCTTTTTATGATTACATGTACGACAACTTGGAATTAAATTATATAAATTTAATGCTAAAAATGGATATTTTTCTTTTGGATAATAATGATCCAATTCTACTGTAGTAACATATTTATTTTTATCTTTAATAAAATTAAATACATAATTTCTGTTACAATAGGGACATACCGAAGTATTTGTAAGTTCTATAAGCTTATATCCCCATTTTTTTCTTAATGAATTATATGCTTCTTTAACTATTTCATCATTTATATTAGTAGTTCTTTTATTTTTTTGATAATTAATAATCAGTTCATCAATATTATCTGAAAGCAAAAGCTCTGCTAAAATACTTTCATCATATTTTTCTAAAAAAATTGTAATATTTTTTAAAAAAGGAAATTTTTTATTTCCTATCTTTATATAATTTGATTTGATTTCAATTTCACTTAATTTAAAATTATCTATCTTATAATTTCCATTTACTAAACATTTTATAAACTCTTTTTTTATGTCTTCAGAAATAACAATTTTTTTCAAGAATTTTTCCTTAATATTTCCAAACGTTCTTTTAATATAGTTATTTTTTCTTCTATTTCATTTATTTTATTTAGTTTTTTACTGTCAAGTTTTCTTTGAAGCTCTTTTTTAATTATAGGCTCACCTATAATATTGATAATTTTTTGAGCTTCCTCATCAGAAGCTATTTTTGACTCTTCATTATTCAAATATTTAATAACTTCATCTATCTTACTTTTTGCATACCCACCCATAAGCCCGTCTTCCATAAAAAACCCGTGGGTCAAAAGAGTATGAATATTAGCACCAAACGTTTCAATATTTATTTCATTACTTACGTTTTTACCGTCTTTCATAAAAATAATATTTTCTTTTGGAAGGTCTGAGAGGATAAATGGGGAGTGAGTCAAAAAAAATAAAGAAAAATTGTATTCTTTAAATATTATATTTAAAACATTCTCAAATATAAATAAAAGATTTTTTTGAAAAGCGGGATGAAAACCTGTTTCAACCTCGTCTAAAAAAATAAAAATATTTTTTATTTTTCTTCCATCACAATACAGTAAAATATTATTAGCAATTATTCCAATATAACTTAAAATGATTTTCTGTCCAGTACTTAATTTTGAATATGTAAAATATTCTTCTTGATATTCAAATTCCAATTCAACAGGAAAAATATTATTTAAAATCTCCAATATTATTAAATCTTCCTTATTTTTAAAAAAAGAAAAATCTGTATCTAAAATATACTGTTCATCATTTTGTGAAAGTTTAAAATAATTCTTTATAGAATCTTTAATTTTTGTGATTTCATTTTCATGATTTTCTTTTTTGCCTTTTTTCAATATTATGTTTAATTTATCTAAAATTTCTTTTAAAAAGTTCTGATAATTATCACCTTTCAGATTTTCATTTTTTAAACCCGTTTCTATGATAGAAATTATTTTTTTTACATCTCTTAGCAGTTTTTTATTATTTATTTTTACTTTTTTTATAGCTGGTAAATTTAATTTATTTAATAAATTTTTGTTTTCATTAGCTAAAAAATAAAAATATAAAGATTTCATTTTCAAATTGGCATGTATTGATACGGGTTCAACTTTTGAAATTTGATTTCCGGTTTGAAAAGTCCTGCTTGGCTCAATGGAATAAAATTTTTTATAAACTTCGCCGCCTTCATTACTGATAGTATGAAAAATAGTAAAATCAAAAAAAATTGAATAACTTAAATTTAAAAATTTTTCTTTTTCTATATATTGATAATCTGATTTTATATTTTTTTTTGTAATATGAAAAAGTTTATTATTTTTATCTTTACACACAATAAAACATTTATTTAAATTATCTCTGTTTTCTTTTGCATATAAATATCCATAAAAAACTTCCAAAACACTGCTCTTCCCAGCCCCATTCTTTCCAACTATTGCCGTTACATTGATATTATCGGGAAATATATTAACATAATCTTTTTTCTCTTCTATTATTAGTTCGCTTTCTTCAGGTATTAACTCATCCTTTTCGTTATATTTTGGCTTAAATTCACATTTGAATCTTGGAGAAAAAGTAAATCCTTGACGTTTAATGTTTTTGTAGTCTTCTATCCATAAATAAACGAGTTCCATTTTGTTTCCTCTGACACTTTTGATATTTAAAAGGGCAAAAGCCCTTTTGAAAAATTATACCAAATTACATTCCAGGGATTCTTGGGATTTTGTTGAGTTTTGAGTTTTTGAAATACCAGCCCCAACCTTTTTTCATCCAGTGACCGATAATAGGTAGAGGTATTAAAATAGCCTTTTTATTGTCTCTATATACGAATGCAGCTCCATCACCGCTATCCATCAGACATAAAATATTTATATGAGAAATATACTCTTTTCTGGCTTCTTTACTTTCTTCCATCATTTTGATGTTATATGCCGCAACTCTTGCCATAACTTCGGCTAAGTGTCCTTGTTTAGCTCTCCAATCCGGTCCGTCGATAGCAGCACTATCACCGATTGCGAATATTGGGAATTTATCAGAGCTTGTTTCGTCAAAATCGTGCATTACTTCGCAGTATTCGTTTATTTTGATAAATCCGGCTTCATTTAACGGAAGTCCGGTATCTTTAAATAAAGCGGGTCCGTTTCCGGCAGGAATAAACATAGTCAAATCACTCTCAAGCTTGCTTCCGTCTTCAAAAATCACTCCGTCTTCTACGAATTCGGTGATTTTTTTACCTTTTATTTGTTTGATATCGAGTTTGTTAAACCACATATCCATAACTTTTAGAGCTTTTTCGCCCATTCTTGCACCAGGTTTTGGCATAGGAGCGAAAAATGTAATATCGAATTTGTTTCTGATTCCTAATTTTTTTAGTTTGTTGTGAATATTAAACATTACCTCAAAAGCAGGCCCGCCTCTAACATTGCTCGGGTCTTTAGGATTACCGCCAAATCCGAACGCAAGTTTACCCTCGCCTCTTTTAATAAGTTCGTCAAGTTTTTCTTTTATTTTTAGTGATTCTTCAGGAGCGCCGCAAATAGACATGAAATGTTCGCTGCCTTTGTGTTTTACTTTATCTGCTCCGATTGCAATAATCAGATAGTCAAAATCGCAGTTTTTCTCTTCGCCTTCACAATATACGGCTTTGTTGTTGATATCGATTTTCGTAACTTTTTTAAATTTTACGTCAAATCCGTGAACTTTGCTAAGCTCTTTCCAATCAAGAGTACAATCTTCAAAACTTATCTCACCTGTCGGAATCCAAATAGAAATAGGATATACGTACATATATTCTCTATTTGTAATAACCGTTACGTCAAATCCATATTTTCTCAGCCAAATCGCACTTTCAAGCGCAGCAAAACCACCACCTAAAACCAATACTTTCTTTGCCATTACGCCTCCCTTAAAAAATTTTAGAAGTATATCATTTTTTCTTATCGTGTTAATAAGTTTTAATAATAAAACCCCTATTTTTAAAAAATTATATCAAAAAATACTTGACATATGTTAAAATAAGATGTATAATTTCAACGAACATATGTCAGAAAGGAGCATTAAAATGCCAAGAAGAATCAGAAGAAGGATTAGAGGAAATTTCGACAGAGTATGTTTTAAACCGTGTGGTGTACCGGGACATTCTCTTGAAAAAGTCTTTTTAAACGAAGACGAACTTGAAGC
Encoded proteins:
- a CDS encoding ATP-binding protein — translated: MKISLSIKIAVLVMITSFIGIITLSYVSYSQAEKIFIQNSKDRLNQKINQYTEFIKNQITSFKYDINTLSYNPLIKGLVRAYNDPYKYDPQDNKTYSQFIQDVISTFNIMLTQNKSYYQIRILDIKGNELIKLIKDKNKIISLKENSLQNKSNMKYFKETIKYPINKIYISEINLNREYGQIEFPIKPTIRIAKIIENNTKTGAIVIININITKAFDFEKLRKSPIKTYIANNEGYYIFNSTNPNKEFGFEFGKDFKITNDFPFIKELYNSTKDVISFIDTKQNKIYEAKKVYLSPDRFLVILQVANASLFKQKANDYFNTIAIYIFGSLIFITLITIISVKILTNPIKKLTETADKIAKTKGKKHIKIDIKSNDEIGELANAFQIMLNALTKSQKEIEHFAQNLEKEVEKKTKELQKINKNLQKMVEEKVNELREKDKALIQQSKMAAMGEMIGAIAHQWRQPLNALALNIQMLEDLAEDEHLDKETLKEFIKKNMETIKFMSNTIDDFRNFFRKDKEKTIFDIKDIIQNTLHLQRAQLKNHDIEVIENLESAKIEGYKNELMQAILNIISNAKDAIDERRKKEKIKGIIKISTKKDGDNVIIEIEDNGGGIDPHYLDKIFEPYFTTKEEGKGTGMGLYMVKEIIERNGGKIEVANTKEGAKFKIILKAKRD
- a CDS encoding competence/damage-inducible protein A, with product MKIFQVIIGTEILQNRRKDKHFDFLKDLLLQRGYELFASFIIKDDPKLLEDTFKLIKNTENSYLFCYGGIGATPDDFTREVAAKVFSDSQMEYNEEFKNLIDKKFPDEDNTKKYLLAYWPKNSKPIWNNPINGYPGFMVDERYFFMPGFPQMSHPMTEWIVDKYFPKKQQKQRFTLIAYAKESEMLDIMKKIPQNVEFSTLPKLDYTSEISFAGENAKEVFEWFKKELDKKSISYEVLQ
- the aspS gene encoding aspartate--tRNA ligase; this encodes MRSHYCAELNELNVGEEVELVGWVNSHRDHGGVIFIDLRDRSGIIQIVADPADSKKAHEVAEQVKDEYVIKVKGKVRLRGEGLENPKLKTGKIEVVADEIVIENKSEVLPFQIGDKSVNEELRLKYRYLDLRDPDMLETFILRSKVVKAIRDYFDKEGFIDVETPVLTKSTPEGARDYLVPSRIHPGEFYALPQSPQLFKQILMVAGFDKYYQIAKCFRDEDLRADRQPEFTQVDVEMSFVEQDDVIKTIEGMVKEAFAVAGIDVKTPIKRISYHDAMEKYGSDKPDLRYDLAMVDVIDEFVDSNNEIFAEIAKDKKNNRFKALKVPGGDKFYSRKMLKELENFVRKFGAKGLAYIQVKEEGLKGPILKFMSEESLNRMINKLKPEVGDIIFFGAGDKKTVLDYMGRLRAKIAKDMNLYDPKAYEFVWVVDFPMFEKDENGNPTPLHHPFTMPNMETWDEENFEDIKSIAYDLVLNGYEIGGGSIRIHKEEIQEKVFKLLGIDEMDAREKFGFLLDALKFGAPPHGGFALGLDRVIMLMRHTDNIRDVIAFPKTQKAQCLLTGAPGEVEKEQLKELHIRVKKPKTENE
- a CDS encoding adenylate kinase; translation: MKKKLFLIIGAPGSGKTTDAELIAQRNPDLVVHYSTGDLLRAEVASGSELGKEIASYIDNGKLVPLNIVINTIKSAIEKADKPIVLIDGFPRSVEQMEALDKMLKENNDIDLVAVIEVVVSEDVARERVLGRARGADDNVEVFNNRMKVFLEPLTDIEKFYESQGKLIKINGERTIEEIVDEMEKIVKEKAGV
- a CDS encoding ferrous iron transport protein A, with the protein product MNKVVAQARLSELKNGDVFKIIGFDESCGNFKHRMQEMGIAKGQMGQIINKSFFGPIEIDIEGRKLAVGRGMAKKIYVKKFECPIL
- a CDS encoding diguanylate cyclase, with product MINRYLKNLICLYVEDDEMIRDIFALMLKRYFKEVIIATNGKEGLELFKTRKPDIIISDIRMPIMDGIEMARDIKKIDPSAYIIFVTAFSDSEYLQSALELGAEGYITKPVEKEKLLQKLNFLAEVIKNKRENEELTNALKVIFENQTEATALYIDKKLKLANKKFKFLLGQLSLEELIEKLNIKLNEKKQIVKYDDKILKIKIIKFNHNSILIFINDITKYEEKIQKDPLTGVYNRNILEKILKENINKNICVIFADIDHFKKINDTYGHQFGDTVLQTFAQILKNSLRKNDIIVRYGGEEFLIYIQNVESIKYAQKIAEQLRKVVENFDFNGKKITASFGVCCKYISSKESFEELIKNADKALYKAKNNGRNRVEVCE